From a single Collibacillus ludicampi genomic region:
- the eutC gene encoding ethanolamine ammonia-lyase subunit EutC, giving the protein MNITLLETLVDKVMAELQKKLVSQSPQNQSVQVTPCESQQTFVDESLHDHLENVELIGHVEDIKKSEPSIPRPKWKEGLAELVASTPARIGVWRTGTRPLTKTMLQFRCDHAAAVDAVYGEVSQRVLDEFDLFTVETTYGNTENYLKRPDMGRILTDEAVALIKEKCKMNPQVQIVVSDGLSANAVDANLPDVFPALLDSLRMHGLDIGTPFFVKGGRVACMDHIGEILQPDVLVLLIGERPGLVTANSMSAYMCYRPRKGVVESQRTVISNIHKGGTPPIEAGAHIGTILKKMLEQKASGVNLVM; this is encoded by the coding sequence ATGAACATCACCCTGTTAGAAACGCTTGTGGATAAAGTGATGGCGGAATTACAAAAAAAATTAGTTTCACAATCACCGCAAAATCAGTCTGTGCAAGTGACCCCATGCGAGTCTCAGCAAACATTCGTCGATGAATCGCTTCATGATCATCTTGAGAATGTTGAATTAATAGGTCATGTGGAAGATATAAAAAAGAGTGAGCCATCGATTCCACGTCCAAAGTGGAAAGAAGGTTTAGCAGAATTAGTAGCGAGTACTCCGGCGAGGATCGGGGTTTGGCGGACAGGAACTCGTCCTCTGACCAAAACCATGTTGCAATTTAGATGTGATCATGCGGCAGCGGTGGACGCTGTTTATGGTGAAGTCAGTCAGCGAGTTTTGGATGAGTTTGACTTGTTCACAGTCGAAACCACTTATGGGAATACCGAAAATTATCTGAAGCGTCCGGATATGGGGAGGATTCTAACGGACGAAGCAGTCGCCCTGATTAAAGAAAAATGTAAAATGAATCCGCAGGTTCAAATTGTCGTCTCTGACGGACTCAGCGCCAATGCAGTCGATGCCAATTTGCCCGATGTATTCCCGGCTCTACTCGATTCCTTGCGCATGCATGGGTTAGATATCGGTACGCCCTTTTTTGTCAAAGGAGGTAGAGTCGCGTGTATGGATCATATCGGTGAAATTCTGCAACCGGACGTTCTCGTTCTTCTGATCGGGGAGCGTCCTGGATTGGTGACCGCGAATTCGATGAGCGCTTATATGTGTTATCGTCCTCGTAAAGGGGTCGTGGAATCGCAAAGAACCGTGATTTCAAATATTCACAAAGGAGGCACACCCCCGATTGAAGCGGGTGCGCATATCGGAACGATACTGAAAAAGATGCTGGAACAAAAAGCGAGCGGTGTCAATCTCGTCATGTAG
- a CDS encoding ethanolamine ammonia-lyase subunit EutB: MFKRATVLGKTYQFRDLKEVMAKANEEKSGDQLAGIAAEDSRERIAAKQVLADLTLAEIRNNPLLPPEEDEVSLVIEEGVNEKVYSRIKNWSVAELREYILSHQVGLREIKWLSRGLTSEMIAAVTKLMSNLDLITAAAKIQNQTHCNITIGQKGVLAARAQPNHPTDSIPGIKAALYEALSYGIGDAVIGINPVIDTTDSVKDILVATKEVMDKWQIPTQNCVLAHVTTQMRAIRQGAPADMIFQSIAGTELGNKAFGIDVSLLDEATELIRKEGTSAGPNFWYFETGQGSELSSEAHFGIDQVTLESRCYGLARKYQPFIVNTVVGFIGPEYLYDSKEVIRAGLEDHFMGKLHGLPMGVDVCYTNHMKADQNDMENLGVLLAAAGVNYVIGVAMADDCMLNYQSLSFHDIATLREVFGLRPAPEFEKWLERMGIMENGKLTEIAGDPSIFM; the protein is encoded by the coding sequence ATGTTTAAACGCGCAACGGTATTAGGAAAAACATATCAGTTTCGCGATCTCAAAGAAGTGATGGCCAAGGCGAATGAGGAAAAATCGGGGGATCAGTTGGCCGGAATCGCAGCTGAAGACTCGCGGGAAAGGATCGCAGCCAAACAGGTATTAGCCGATTTGACATTAGCGGAGATACGAAACAATCCGCTGTTACCACCGGAAGAGGATGAAGTTTCGCTAGTGATTGAAGAAGGCGTCAATGAAAAAGTCTACTCCCGAATAAAAAACTGGAGTGTGGCAGAACTTCGGGAGTATATCCTCAGTCATCAAGTGGGGTTACGTGAGATCAAATGGTTAAGCCGAGGACTTACCAGTGAAATGATCGCTGCTGTCACCAAATTGATGTCCAATTTGGACTTGATCACCGCTGCAGCCAAGATTCAAAACCAAACGCATTGCAATATTACGATCGGTCAAAAGGGAGTACTTGCCGCAAGAGCGCAACCGAACCATCCTACAGACAGTATACCGGGGATTAAGGCCGCATTATATGAAGCGTTGAGTTACGGTATCGGTGATGCGGTGATCGGTATCAATCCTGTCATCGATACAACGGATAGTGTGAAAGATATTCTCGTTGCTACCAAGGAAGTCATGGATAAGTGGCAAATCCCTACTCAAAACTGTGTGCTCGCACATGTTACCACACAGATGCGGGCGATCCGTCAAGGGGCTCCAGCAGACATGATATTCCAAAGTATCGCGGGGACAGAATTAGGGAATAAGGCGTTTGGGATTGATGTTTCATTGTTGGATGAAGCTACAGAACTTATACGTAAGGAAGGTACTTCAGCAGGGCCAAACTTTTGGTATTTTGAAACCGGTCAGGGATCTGAATTGTCCTCCGAAGCACATTTTGGAATTGATCAAGTGACACTTGAATCACGTTGTTATGGTTTAGCGAGAAAATATCAACCATTTATCGTCAATACGGTCGTAGGATTTATTGGTCCAGAATACCTGTACGACAGTAAAGAGGTGATCCGCGCCGGATTGGAAGATCACTTTATGGGAAAGTTGCATGGTTTACCGATGGGTGTCGATGTTTGTTACACAAACCATATGAAAGCCGATCAAAACGATATGGAAAACCTCGGGGTACTTCTCGCTGCTGCGGGAGTCAATTACGTGATCGGTGTCGCTATGGCTGATGACTGTATGTTGAACTATCAATCGCTGAGTTTCCACGACATCGCAACACTGCGTGAAGTATTTGGGTTACGTCCCGCGCCCGAGTTCGAGAAATGGCTGGAGAGAATGGGAATCATGGAAAACGGCAAACTGACCGAAATTGCCGGCGACCCATCGATTTTTATGTAA
- a CDS encoding ethanolamine ammonia-lyase reactivating factor EutA, which produces MVNKVDEQWITSVGIDLGTSTTKFIVSRLRLGRVSSTISLPRYQIVERHLLYASPIYSTPLINREEIDTEQVSRILQKEYEKAGLQMSDIKSGAVIITGETATKRNAQQIVHLLAERSGDFVVATAGADLEGVLAGKGSGAESRSKKIRGVIANIDIGGGTANIALFQRGKVIGTVTFHIGGRLISLDPRGEIHYVSPHLNRWLTEKGWKIEKGQLITYEELKEITVELAHTLLSYLKGGGKEEALAHLFVGQPLEKIPTIDEIIISGGVGQLMLEQAPSSLQEVAVHGDFGPLLAHSLKEVSLHYPFQVIPPEQTVRATVIGAGMQSTEISGSTVYINHSLLPIRNLPVLKLELDGSEMSAIDRIKQKIEGIMDTGARLFDPFSSPPFALALHGLTYCSYRSLQTLADELTFHYKKRFSESRLMVVITENDMAKALGQSLSIRCQGNPHVICIDQIRVEHGDYIDLGEPISDTMIPVVIKTLAF; this is translated from the coding sequence GTGGTGAACAAGGTGGATGAACAATGGATTACAAGCGTAGGGATCGATTTGGGGACGAGTACGACCAAGTTTATCGTCAGCCGATTGCGCTTGGGACGGGTGTCGAGTACGATCTCATTACCGCGTTATCAGATCGTTGAACGGCATTTACTTTATGCGAGTCCCATTTATTCGACCCCTCTCATCAATCGAGAAGAAATCGATACGGAACAAGTGTCTCGTATTTTGCAGAAGGAGTACGAGAAAGCGGGCTTACAGATGTCGGACATCAAGTCGGGAGCGGTCATTATTACAGGTGAAACAGCAACCAAAAGAAATGCTCAACAGATTGTTCATCTCTTAGCAGAACGTTCCGGGGATTTCGTTGTTGCTACAGCGGGTGCGGATCTTGAAGGGGTGCTTGCTGGAAAAGGTTCGGGTGCCGAGTCCCGTTCCAAGAAAATCAGGGGTGTGATCGCTAATATAGATATCGGCGGGGGGACAGCCAATATCGCTCTTTTCCAACGAGGAAAAGTGATCGGGACAGTCACTTTTCATATCGGTGGACGGCTGATCAGTCTTGATCCGCGAGGGGAGATTCATTATGTATCTCCACATCTGAATCGTTGGTTAACGGAAAAAGGTTGGAAGATTGAAAAGGGACAGTTGATCACATACGAAGAATTGAAAGAAATTACCGTGGAATTGGCTCATACTCTCCTCTCGTACCTGAAAGGGGGAGGGAAAGAAGAGGCTTTGGCTCATCTGTTTGTGGGTCAGCCGCTCGAAAAAATCCCGACGATTGATGAGATTATAATTTCGGGCGGAGTTGGTCAACTCATGTTGGAACAGGCACCCTCTTCACTTCAAGAAGTGGCAGTACATGGAGATTTCGGGCCCCTTCTGGCGCATTCGTTGAAAGAGGTTTCACTCCATTATCCCTTTCAAGTGATTCCGCCGGAACAAACGGTACGCGCTACGGTCATCGGTGCAGGGATGCAGAGTACGGAAATCAGCGGTTCAACCGTTTATATCAATCATTCTCTTTTGCCGATTCGCAATTTGCCCGTTCTCAAACTTGAGCTTGACGGGAGTGAAATGTCCGCGATAGATCGTATCAAACAAAAGATTGAAGGGATTATGGATACAGGTGCTCGCCTCTTTGACCCATTTTCATCACCCCCTTTTGCGCTCGCATTGCACGGGTTGACATACTGTTCCTACCGTTCGCTGCAAACTTTGGCAGATGAACTGACATTCCATTATAAGAAAAGGTTTTCGGAAAGCCGATTAATGGTCGTAATTACCGAAAATGATATGGCAAAAGCATTAGGACAATCTTTATCGATTCGTTGTCAGGGAAACCCTCACGTGATTTGTATCGATCAGATCCGCGTTGAACACGGAGATTACATTGATCTCGGAGAACCCATATCCGATACGATGATCCCCGTTGTCATCAAAACACTCGCCTTTTAG